A DNA window from Brassica napus cultivar Da-Ae chromosome A4, Da-Ae, whole genome shotgun sequence contains the following coding sequences:
- the BNAA04G28730D gene encoding uncharacterized protein BNAA04G28730D: MDFKGITWVGNVYQKFEAMCLEVEEIIVQDTAKYVENQVQTVGNSVKRFCSEVAQDLRPVDSPVSTLHEYAPVCSSFKKKREEQDVTEGKKDGCAMELRGLDADDYDICTSPRQHGYGGPYRRTRLGRKQGFKKEVTRPYLQKDSTSLSMVHRTRLRNVVGTVKSSENGSDNQHSLTVVDSVRSQYSETKTKDEHGPEVANSVRSKDSVIQPSVPISLSSGSDDCREDEDRMKTSSSSVSEHKPEILQGLSGRSVEESCIIVDRDELHCVFPNKEENDKHNPYKKIRDAISSRMKQNREQEYKRLARQWYAEDVENPKQIEEDQSSEESEWELL, translated from the exons ATGGACTTTAAAGGTATCACATGGGTTGGGAATGTCTACCAGAAGTTCGAAGCAATGTGCTTAGAGGTTGAAGAAATCATCGTCCAG GACACAGCTAAGTACGTTGAGAACCAAGTTCAGACGGTTGGGAACTCCGTGAAGAGATTCTGTTCTGAGGTGGCTCAAGATTTGCGTCCCGTTGACTCACCTGTTTCTACGTTACATGAATACGCTCCTGTTTGCTCTTccttcaaaaagaaaagagaagaacaaGATGTAACTGAGGGGAAGAAGGATGGATGTGCGATGGAACTCCGTGGTCTTGACGCAGATGACTACGATATATGTACTTCTCCAAGGCAGCATGGTTACGGAGGTCCGTATAGAAGGACAAGACTCGGTCGCAAACAAGGGTTTAAGAAAGAAGTCACCAGGCCTTACTTACAGAAAGACTCAACTAGTTTATCAATGGTTCATAGAACTCGTCTCAGAAACGTTGTTGGAACTGTAAAGTCAAGTGAAAATGGAAGCGACAATCAACACAGTCTAACAGTGGTTGATTCTGTTAGAAGTCAATATTCAGAGACGAAGACCAAAGATGAACACGGTCCTGAAGTGGCTAATTCTGTTAGGAGTAAAGATTCAGTGATTCAACCATCTGTTCCCATAAGCTTATCTTCAGGATCTGATG ATTGTAGAGAGGATGAGGATCGGATGAAAACTAGTTCGAGTTCTGTCTCTGAGCATAAGCCAGAGATTCTTCAAGGGCTTAGTGGAAGATCAGTTGAAGAAAGCTGTATCATTGTGGATAGAGACGAGTTGCATTGTGTTTTTCCTAACAAGGAGGAGAATGACAAACACAACCCTTACAAG AAGATCAGAGATGCTATATCTTCAAGAATGAAGCAAAACAGAGAACAAGAATACAAGCGACTTGCTCGTCAATGGTACGCAGAAGATGTCGAGAATCCGAAACAGATTGAGGAAGATCAATCATCAGAAGAATCTGAATGGGAGCTTCTGTAA